The following DNA comes from Arthrobacter sp. SLBN-83.
CCGCGCTGGGAGTGTCGGCCTTCGTGTTCAACAACCTCTTCGGATTCCCAGGGGCCGACGCCACCGTTCCGCTGTTCGGCTTCGTCTTCCTGGTGGCCCTGGGCGTGGACTACAACATCTTCCTGATGAGCCGGGTCCGGGAAGAATCGCTCAAGCACGGCACCCGGCCAGGCATCCTGCGCGGCCTGGTGGTGACCGGCGGTGTGATCACCTCCGCCGGCGTGGTGCTTGCTGCCACCTTTGCGGCATTGGGCGTCATTCCCATCATGTTCCTGGTGCAGCTGGCCTTCATCGTGGCCTTCGGCGTGCTCCTGGACACTGTGCTGGTGCGCTCGCTGCTGGTTCCGGCGCTGGCTTACGACATTGGCCCTCGAATCTGGTGGCCCAGCAAGCTGGGGCGTACCGATGGCGGAAGCGCCGTCAAGCCGCGGGAGCCCGGCGCCGAGCCCCTGGAAGAGGTTCCCACCCGCTAGTCCTCCCTTTCTTCGCTAACCCTGTTGCCGCCACCAGTCCACGGTGGCGGCAACAGCCGTTTCCAGCGGAGTATTGGCGACCCCAAGGGCTGCCTCCGAAGCGGCCGAATCCATGATGAACGGCCGCTCGAACTGGTACAGCATCTCCGCGAGTTCGCGTGCATCGGCTGAGAAAAGACCCGCCGCCCGCAGCGTCCAGCCGGGGAGGACGCGCACCTTGGGGGAGGGCCGTCCTGCGGCTGCAGCGAAAGCCTGGGCAAGTTGCTTCTGGGTGATAGCCGGTCCGGTGGGGGCGTGCCACACGGCATTCCAGGCGGACGGCCGGTCCGCTGCCGCAATCATGCCGGAGGCCAGATCTGGAACGTAGGTGAACGAGTGCGGCTGCCGGGAGCTTCCCACCACGCTCACGTTCTTTCCGGCCAGGATCGGTGCCACCATGCGCTCGCCGGCGTGGGCCATCCGGACCCGCGGGCCGAAAAAGTCGCCGGCCACCACGCTCACCGTGGGCGTGGCCGAGGCGTCGCGTGCCCGCAGCAGTTCCGTCCGCGCGCCACGTTTGCCCCCGGTGGCCCCGCGCGGGCTGCCCTCAGCCATGACGCTGTCGGGGTCGCTGTAGGAGTAGAGGCTTTCGGGGAATACGACGACGGCGCCCACCTCCTGCGCGGCACTGAGTACTGCCTGCTCGGCGGCGGGAAGTTCTGCCTGCCATATGGAGGCGGCGTACTTGGAGCCGTGGATGCAGTGGAAGACGGCCCGGGCGCCGGCAAAGGCGGATTGCAGGACCGCAGGATCATTCGCGTCCCCTGTTATCCGCTCGATCAGC
Coding sequences within:
- a CDS encoding NAD-dependent epimerase/dehydratase family protein, producing MSEVHVVTGAGPVGWTVAEQLAEQGRTVRVLTRSGSGPGHPLIERITGDANDPAVLQSAFAGARAVFHCIHGSKYAASIWQAELPAAEQAVLSAAQEVGAVVVFPESLYSYSDPDSVMAEGSPRGATGGKRGARTELLRARDASATPTVSVVAGDFFGPRVRMAHAGERMVAPILAGKNVSVVGSSRQPHSFTYVPDLASGMIAAADRPSAWNAVWHAPTGPAITQKQLAQAFAAAAGRPSPKVRVLPGWTLRAAGLFSADARELAEMLYQFERPFIMDSAASEAALGVANTPLETAVAATVDWWRQQG